In Microbacterium lushaniae, the following are encoded in one genomic region:
- a CDS encoding lipopolysaccharide biosynthesis protein, protein MTRLGALLRHDLLRRSILFAAPILASTVVGVFSIPVLVAAVGAQQWAVLVVLQSIGQFFAILVAFGWGATGPSMVAARPRHERRQFYLDSLVARGVVFVLAIPLAAGLGMLVTGQGLVNALLSAVAYAAPGIGAAWYFIGGNRPAALFFLDALPLIVGQVAGLVAVLMWPDLTAYLAGVAAFAVVGSILSATFVLTRADDGPVSWRARRPLISLYSSQLGGTATMVSGSIYSTLPPTLVQIVAPAMLPVYAIADRLYKYAVLALGPVLQAVQSWVPETAGEQTRRRARRTLELGAAIGLVGGLCIAVLSPPVSSFLTVGEVRIPIVAAILLGLAFAAEAVAQVAGLAGLVALGGVRHLAWSSIAAALVGLPLFAVLTWWLGVVGAAAALLMVALGTAAYRAWHVIRLARLADQSDHRPAE, encoded by the coding sequence ATGACCCGGCTGGGCGCCCTCCTCCGCCACGACCTGCTGCGCCGCAGCATCCTGTTCGCCGCCCCGATCCTGGCCTCCACCGTGGTGGGCGTGTTCTCCATTCCGGTCCTCGTCGCCGCCGTCGGTGCGCAGCAGTGGGCTGTGCTGGTCGTCCTGCAGTCGATCGGACAGTTCTTCGCGATCCTCGTGGCCTTCGGGTGGGGGGCGACGGGCCCCAGCATGGTGGCCGCGCGCCCTCGCCACGAGCGGCGCCAGTTCTACCTGGATTCGCTCGTCGCACGCGGTGTCGTGTTCGTGCTCGCGATCCCGCTCGCGGCGGGTCTGGGCATGCTGGTGACCGGGCAGGGGCTCGTCAACGCTCTCCTCAGTGCGGTGGCCTACGCCGCACCGGGCATCGGGGCTGCGTGGTACTTCATCGGCGGCAACCGTCCCGCCGCGCTGTTCTTCCTCGACGCCCTGCCGTTGATCGTCGGGCAGGTGGCCGGTCTGGTGGCCGTCCTGATGTGGCCGGACCTGACCGCCTACCTCGCCGGGGTGGCGGCCTTCGCCGTGGTCGGGTCGATCCTGTCGGCGACATTCGTCCTCACGCGCGCCGACGACGGTCCCGTCTCGTGGCGTGCCCGCCGCCCGCTCATCTCCCTCTACTCCTCGCAGCTGGGCGGCACGGCGACGATGGTGTCGGGGAGCATCTACTCGACGCTGCCCCCCACCCTGGTGCAGATCGTGGCGCCGGCGATGCTGCCGGTCTACGCCATCGCCGACCGGCTCTACAAATACGCCGTCCTGGCCCTGGGGCCCGTGCTGCAGGCCGTGCAGAGCTGGGTGCCGGAGACGGCGGGCGAGCAGACCCGCCGCCGGGCGCGTCGGACGCTCGAACTCGGCGCCGCCATCGGTCTGGTCGGCGGCCTGTGCATCGCCGTCCTGTCTCCTCCCGTCTCCTCCTTCCTGACCGTTGGCGAGGTGCGCATCCCCATAGTGGCCGCGATCCTGCTCGGGCTCGCCTTCGCCGCGGAGGCCGTGGCGCAGGTGGCCGGATTGGCCGGACTCGTCGCCTTGGGGGGAGTGCGCCACCTCGCGTGGTCCTCGATCGCCGCCGCCCTCGTCGGACTCCCCCTCTTCGCCGTGCTCACGTGGTGGCTCGGGGTCGTCGGCGCAGCCGCGGCCCTGCTCATGGTCGCCCTCGGCACCGCCGCATACCGGGCGTGGCACGTCATCCGCCTGGCGCGGCTGGCCGATCAGAGTGACCACCGACCGGCCGAATAG
- the glf gene encoding UDP-galactopyranose mutase codes for MDLLIVGSGFFGLTIAERAAAAGRHVTVIDRRHHIGGNAYSEDEPETGIEVHRYGAHLFHTSNPTVWEYVNRFTAFTSYVHRVYTNHAGVVYPLPINLGTINQFFTAAYSPDEARALIHEQAGEFDPKKATNLEERAIGLIGRPLYEAFIRDYTAKQWQTDPTELPAEVISRLPVRYTYDNRYFNDTWEGLPVDGYTAWLERMADHPRIDVKLNVDFFDETQPLHKAATVGQVPVVYTGPVDRYFDYAEGALSWRTLDFEEEVLHVGDFQGTSVMNYADAGIPYTRIHEFKHFHPERADRYPSDKTVIMREYSRFATRDDEPYYPVNTPEDRAGLLAYRELSKGEKDVYFGGRLGTYQYLDMHMAIGSALSMWNNHLA; via the coding sequence ATGGATCTCCTCATCGTCGGATCGGGCTTCTTCGGCCTCACGATCGCCGAGCGGGCCGCAGCCGCCGGTCGCCACGTCACGGTGATCGACCGTCGCCACCACATCGGCGGCAACGCGTACAGCGAGGACGAGCCCGAGACGGGGATCGAGGTGCACCGGTACGGAGCGCACCTCTTCCACACCTCGAACCCGACGGTGTGGGAGTACGTCAACCGATTCACCGCCTTCACGTCGTACGTGCACCGGGTGTACACGAACCATGCCGGGGTCGTGTATCCGCTGCCGATCAATCTGGGGACGATCAACCAGTTCTTCACCGCCGCCTACTCGCCGGACGAGGCCCGCGCGTTGATCCACGAGCAGGCGGGGGAGTTCGATCCGAAGAAGGCCACGAACCTCGAGGAGCGGGCCATCGGCCTGATCGGGCGGCCGCTGTACGAGGCGTTCATCCGGGACTACACCGCCAAGCAGTGGCAGACCGACCCCACGGAACTGCCGGCCGAGGTGATCTCGCGCCTGCCCGTCCGCTACACCTACGACAACCGCTACTTCAACGACACGTGGGAGGGGCTGCCCGTCGACGGCTACACGGCGTGGCTCGAGCGGATGGCCGACCACCCGCGCATCGACGTCAAGCTCAACGTGGACTTCTTCGACGAGACGCAGCCGCTGCACAAGGCGGCGACCGTCGGACAGGTGCCGGTCGTGTACACCGGCCCCGTGGACCGCTACTTCGACTACGCCGAAGGCGCGCTGTCGTGGCGGACCCTCGACTTCGAGGAGGAGGTCCTGCACGTGGGTGACTTCCAAGGCACGAGCGTCATGAACTACGCCGACGCCGGAATCCCGTACACCCGCATCCACGAGTTCAAGCACTTCCACCCCGAGCGGGCCGACCGCTACCCGTCCGACAAGACGGTCATCATGCGCGAGTACTCTCGTTTCGCGACCCGGGACGACGAGCCGTACTACCCGGTGAACACACCTGAGGACCGCGCCGGGCTGCTGGCCTATCGGGAGCTCAGCAAGGGAGAGAAGGACGTGTACTTCGGCGGACGGCTCGGAACCTACCAGTACCTGGACATGCACATGGCCATCGGATCGGCGCTGTCGATGTGGAACAACCACCTCGCCTGA
- a CDS encoding ABC transporter ATP-binding protein → MSTNEPAIQARDLGVRFRRNKRGKRTIKDLFAGSARRTRPGEFWALRNVTFDVRQGESIGVVGRNGQGKSTLLKLVAGVLIPDEGGVTVHGGVAPLIEITGGFVGDLSVRENVRLAAGLRGMSRAEVNRRFDGIIDFAEIRDFVDTPYKHLSNGMKVRLAFSVVSQLDEPILLVDEVLAVGDRAFREKCYRRIDELLTEGRTLFFVSHNEKDLRRFCTRGLYLDKGGLAMDAPIVEVLDRYNADYATG, encoded by the coding sequence ATGAGCACCAACGAGCCGGCGATCCAGGCACGCGACCTCGGCGTGCGTTTCCGACGGAACAAGCGCGGCAAGCGCACGATCAAGGACCTGTTCGCCGGCTCCGCGCGCCGCACGCGGCCGGGGGAGTTCTGGGCCCTGCGGAACGTGACCTTCGACGTCCGACAGGGTGAATCCATCGGGGTCGTCGGACGCAACGGTCAGGGGAAGTCCACGCTGCTCAAGCTCGTCGCCGGCGTCCTCATCCCCGACGAGGGCGGCGTGACCGTCCACGGCGGCGTCGCCCCGCTCATCGAGATCACGGGCGGGTTCGTCGGCGACCTGTCGGTGCGGGAGAACGTGCGCCTGGCCGCGGGGCTGCGCGGGATGTCCCGCGCCGAGGTGAACCGCCGCTTCGACGGGATCATCGACTTCGCCGAGATCCGCGACTTCGTCGACACCCCGTACAAGCACCTGTCCAACGGCATGAAGGTGCGGCTGGCCTTCTCGGTCGTGTCGCAGCTGGACGAGCCGATCCTGCTGGTCGACGAAGTCCTCGCCGTGGGTGACCGGGCCTTCCGTGAGAAGTGCTACCGGCGCATCGACGAGCTGCTCACGGAGGGGCGGACGCTCTTCTTCGTCAGTCACAACGAGAAGGACCTGCGTCGCTTCTGCACGCGAGGGCTCTACCTCGACAAGGGCGGGCTCGCGATGGATGCACCGATCGTCGAGGTGCTCGATCGCTACAACGCCGACTACGCCACCGGCTGA
- a CDS encoding glycosyltransferase family 2 protein has product MSLATAPFSPSSATIAVVTYNRSGLLTRLLESIERMDPKPGHIVIVDNASVDDTADVVESFRERVGTRLVYRRLETNTGGSGGFSEGMRVAYELGSEWIWLMDDDVEVLPDGLARMGKWAPRFRSIQGRRYDYDGSEFYWQYRVAEKMGIPIPFAPAGFDESGYKEMNSGCFEGMFIHRDIVAKIGLPDPRFFIYWDDQLYGWLASRHTTSVIVNEFVLRRTREIKQWDMGIRHMNASSDAYRYYIMRNRAHIKQYYRALGVYRRIPFAAGTALTFVKELIRLLAVERTVRGTSHLFRGLRDGGRIARDRAWKPMPPLSASQPVA; this is encoded by the coding sequence GTGAGCCTCGCGACCGCCCCCTTCTCCCCCTCGTCGGCGACGATCGCCGTCGTGACGTACAACCGGTCGGGGCTCCTGACGCGCCTGCTGGAGAGCATCGAGCGGATGGACCCGAAACCGGGCCACATCGTCATCGTCGACAACGCCTCCGTGGACGACACGGCCGACGTGGTCGAGTCCTTCCGCGAGCGCGTCGGCACCCGGCTCGTCTACCGCAGACTCGAAACGAACACCGGCGGGTCCGGCGGATTCAGCGAGGGCATGCGCGTGGCGTATGAGCTGGGCTCGGAGTGGATCTGGCTCATGGACGACGACGTCGAGGTCCTCCCCGACGGCTTGGCCCGCATGGGGAAGTGGGCGCCGCGGTTCCGCAGCATCCAGGGGCGCCGCTACGACTACGACGGCAGCGAGTTCTACTGGCAGTACCGGGTCGCGGAGAAGATGGGCATCCCGATCCCGTTCGCGCCCGCAGGGTTCGACGAGTCCGGCTACAAGGAGATGAACTCCGGCTGCTTCGAGGGCATGTTCATCCACCGTGACATCGTGGCCAAGATCGGCCTGCCCGACCCGCGGTTCTTCATCTACTGGGACGACCAGCTCTACGGGTGGCTCGCCTCCCGTCACACGACGTCTGTCATCGTGAACGAGTTCGTGCTGCGCCGCACGCGCGAGATCAAGCAGTGGGACATGGGCATCCGCCACATGAACGCATCCAGCGATGCGTACCGCTACTACATCATGCGCAATCGCGCGCACATCAAGCAGTACTACCGCGCGCTGGGCGTCTACCGGCGCATCCCTTTCGCAGCCGGCACCGCCCTCACGTTCGTGAAGGAACTCATTCGGCTTCTCGCCGTCGAGCGCACCGTGCGCGGGACGAGCCATCTCTTCCGCGGCCTGCGCGACGGCGGACGCATCGCGCGTGATCGCGCCTGGAAGCCGATGCCGCCGCTGAGCGCGTCTCAGCCGGTGGCGTAG
- a CDS encoding glycosyltransferase → MILPLDRDPDLLPLYIDAETWSIIDEDPVRVSDRAHVGNVLDRTTLRIPGGERVSFGTYFNAFPASYWQHWTPVRRVRLTVRLSGGATVLVYRSNGGGTQQRMESAHLPADGSEGGELSFDLEVTRFSDGGWMWFDVVADGDDVEVRGAEWTTEEEPRERGLASIGMTTYNKPDYCVQTLQSLADAPDVLELIDRIFVVDQGDQLVSEETGYDEVATRLGDTLAILRQGNLGGSGGFSRAMSESLERPDTAFVQLLDDDVVVEPESLRRSIMFGRFASRPLLVGGHMFDLLDRPKLHAWAEVVDERPFMWRNLFQERMPHHFGEANLRQSPMLHMRMDADYNGWWMCLIPTEVIRRVGLAMPAFIKWDDAEFCLRARDAGFPTVSLPGAALWHVSWLGKDDAIDWQAYFHARNRLVAALLHSNAPHGGTLLRHSRRIDLKHLMMMQYYPVALRMRALRDVLSGPQHMWPTLSTAMPAARALAADFPETRVHKGTDGVLQARHGRQVFRRLRRNVFDSPTGIRLRWFTLSTLVRHWFHVPRPENLETPEVEFGKGDASWWRLPRYDSALVSAADGSGKNVYVRDRAAYRRMLVDTVVLHWKLKRQWRRLSSEYRRALPGLVSPESWRTYLQDHR, encoded by the coding sequence GTGATTCTCCCGCTCGACCGGGACCCCGACCTCCTGCCGCTGTACATCGACGCGGAGACCTGGTCGATCATCGACGAGGACCCCGTCCGGGTCAGCGATCGCGCCCACGTCGGCAACGTGCTCGACCGCACGACCCTGCGCATCCCCGGCGGCGAGCGCGTCTCCTTCGGAACCTACTTCAACGCATTCCCCGCCTCCTACTGGCAGCACTGGACGCCCGTCCGGCGGGTGCGACTGACCGTGCGGCTCTCGGGCGGCGCGACGGTGCTGGTGTACCGATCCAACGGGGGCGGGACGCAGCAGCGGATGGAGTCGGCCCATCTCCCCGCCGACGGCAGTGAAGGCGGGGAGCTGTCCTTCGACCTCGAGGTCACGAGGTTCAGCGACGGCGGGTGGATGTGGTTCGACGTCGTGGCCGACGGCGACGACGTCGAGGTCCGCGGCGCCGAGTGGACCACGGAGGAGGAGCCGCGGGAGCGCGGCCTCGCCTCCATCGGCATGACGACGTACAACAAGCCCGACTACTGCGTCCAGACGCTGCAGAGTCTTGCCGACGCCCCCGACGTCCTCGAGCTCATCGACCGCATCTTCGTGGTCGATCAAGGGGATCAGCTGGTGTCGGAGGAAACCGGCTACGACGAAGTCGCGACGCGGCTGGGCGACACCCTCGCGATCCTGAGGCAGGGGAACCTCGGCGGCTCCGGCGGATTCTCCCGAGCGATGAGCGAGTCGCTGGAGCGCCCCGACACCGCCTTCGTCCAGCTTCTCGACGATGACGTCGTCGTCGAGCCCGAGTCGCTTCGCCGGTCGATCATGTTCGGGCGCTTCGCGTCCCGCCCGCTCCTGGTCGGCGGCCACATGTTCGATCTGCTCGACCGGCCCAAACTGCACGCGTGGGCCGAGGTGGTCGACGAACGGCCCTTCATGTGGCGCAATCTCTTCCAGGAGCGCATGCCCCATCACTTCGGTGAGGCCAACCTCCGCCAGTCCCCGATGCTGCACATGCGCATGGACGCCGACTACAACGGCTGGTGGATGTGCCTCATCCCCACGGAGGTCATCCGCCGCGTGGGTCTGGCGATGCCGGCCTTCATCAAGTGGGACGACGCGGAGTTCTGCCTGCGCGCCCGCGACGCCGGCTTCCCCACCGTGTCCCTCCCTGGCGCCGCGCTGTGGCACGTCTCCTGGCTGGGCAAGGACGACGCGATCGACTGGCAGGCCTACTTCCACGCGCGCAACCGCCTGGTCGCGGCGCTGCTGCACTCGAATGCGCCGCACGGCGGCACCCTGCTGCGCCACAGCCGCCGCATCGACCTCAAGCACCTGATGATGATGCAGTACTACCCGGTCGCGCTGCGCATGCGCGCGTTGCGGGATGTGCTCTCCGGTCCGCAGCACATGTGGCCGACACTGTCGACCGCGATGCCCGCCGCCCGCGCGCTGGCGGCGGATTTTCCCGAGACCCGTGTCCACAAGGGCACCGACGGCGTCCTCCAGGCCCGCCACGGGCGGCAGGTCTTCCGGCGCCTGCGGCGCAACGTGTTCGACAGCCCCACCGGCATCCGCCTGCGGTGGTTCACCCTCAGCACCCTCGTCCGGCACTGGTTCCACGTGCCCCGTCCCGAGAACCTGGAGACGCCGGAGGTGGAGTTCGGAAAGGGCGACGCCAGCTGGTGGCGGCTGCCCCGCTACGACAGCGCACTCGTCAGCGCGGCGGACGGGTCCGGCAAGAACGTCTACGTCCGCGACCGTGCCGCGTACCGTCGTATGCTCGTGGACACGGTCGTGCTCCACTGGAAGCTCAAGCGGCAGTGGCGTCGGCTGTCTTCCGAGTACCGCCGCGCGCTTCCCGGCCTCGTCTCCCCGGAGAGCTGGCGCACCTACCTGCAGGATCACCGGTGA
- a CDS encoding O-antigen ligase family protein, which produces MSRAVPLPLPGLPALLASASFARAYTFTTLATVFSAFAIQRVAGEVTFLTIVAGLCALGVGMLIARRAEYSLVRLAPTTVLMFLVWTLVTLAWTTDNARTVSGWLALAATALLAVVVALVRDTLQTVRALGDVLRWLLSISVGVEILSGILLDMPFDFLGIQGRIAELGPIQGIFGTRNLLGFATVIALITFLIEYRTLSVRTGVAVFSVVLGGVTAVLTDSPTVFVLAVAVGVAAAALAVVRSAPPERRSVLQWTIGTLVVIAVGIGYLLRNRIIGVLGAGTDFSLRTDLWRTLLPFVRFRPVEGWGWYGPWTATDYPFIAINLSLGESHASALNAYLDVLLQTGWVGLLLFLALALIALIRAWLVASERRSVVHAWTPLVLVALLVDSLFESFTLSGFGWFMLVLCAVRAGQSRSWRERVGAMDDPADPGLLPLPGDAQGLGGLRG; this is translated from the coding sequence GTGAGCCGGGCTGTGCCGCTTCCCCTCCCGGGCCTTCCGGCACTGCTGGCCTCGGCATCCTTCGCGCGCGCCTACACCTTCACGACCCTCGCGACCGTCTTCTCCGCCTTCGCGATCCAGCGCGTCGCCGGCGAGGTGACGTTCCTCACCATCGTGGCCGGCCTGTGCGCGCTCGGGGTGGGGATGCTCATCGCCCGCCGGGCGGAGTACTCCCTCGTGCGCCTGGCGCCCACGACCGTGCTGATGTTCCTGGTCTGGACGCTCGTGACCCTCGCGTGGACCACCGACAACGCCCGCACCGTGTCGGGATGGCTGGCGCTGGCGGCCACCGCGCTGCTGGCCGTCGTCGTCGCCCTCGTCCGCGACACCCTGCAGACCGTGCGTGCGCTCGGCGACGTCCTGCGCTGGCTGCTGTCGATCTCGGTCGGGGTGGAGATCCTCTCCGGCATCCTCCTGGACATGCCCTTCGACTTCCTGGGCATCCAGGGGCGTATCGCCGAGCTCGGTCCCATCCAGGGCATCTTCGGCACCCGCAACCTGCTCGGCTTCGCCACCGTCATCGCCCTCATCACCTTCCTCATCGAGTACCGCACCCTCTCGGTGCGCACGGGCGTGGCGGTCTTCTCCGTCGTCCTGGGCGGCGTCACCGCCGTGCTCACCGACTCCCCCACCGTGTTCGTCCTCGCCGTCGCCGTCGGCGTGGCCGCCGCCGCGCTGGCCGTCGTCCGCAGCGCCCCGCCCGAGCGGCGCAGCGTCCTGCAGTGGACGATCGGCACTCTCGTCGTCATCGCCGTGGGCATCGGGTACCTGCTGCGCAACCGCATCATCGGCGTCCTCGGCGCCGGCACCGACTTCTCCCTGCGCACCGACCTGTGGAGGACCCTCCTGCCCTTCGTGCGGTTCCGCCCGGTGGAGGGGTGGGGGTGGTACGGGCCGTGGACGGCGACCGACTACCCCTTCATCGCGATCAACCTGAGCCTGGGTGAATCGCACGCCTCCGCCCTCAACGCCTACCTCGACGTCCTCCTGCAGACCGGGTGGGTCGGGCTCCTGCTGTTCCTCGCGCTCGCGCTGATCGCCCTCATCCGCGCATGGCTGGTCGCCAGCGAACGCCGCTCGGTCGTCCACGCCTGGACGCCGCTCGTCCTCGTCGCGCTGCTCGTGGACTCGCTGTTCGAGAGCTTCACCCTCAGCGGCTTCGGCTGGTTCATGCTCGTGCTGTGCGCCGTGCGCGCGGGACAGAGCAGGTCGTGGCGGGAGCGCGTGGGGGCGATGGACGACCCGGCCGATCCCGGCCTCCTGCCGCTCCCCGGCGACGCTCAGGGCCTGGGCGGGCTGCGCGGGTAG
- a CDS encoding O-antigen ligase family protein — MAVHTKHPVSAPPTPPAREKTAHLLLRGWCVFVVLLALGGTAWVHAFGDVVAGAITLVSGVVSIVLWLVVRPPVQGRRMPWLALGYIAWAGASLIWSAWPATTALTWFLLAITTLQGLFVAAVLTWAEIVRTIASALKWVIALSLLFELWVSLFIQGPILPGWVRPTEKMDPIVYWSRDNLFDWDARIQGIFGNSNLLAGVSVLALVVFAIRLAARAPRRALLLAWMAAAAFLLVRAGSATAYLSVVAIAVVLGTVLLMRTARRPGERTRWYVLYAVVGLGGGAALWFARDAIFRILGRSADLTGREQIWQQVLERATQHPVIGWGFATPWLPDDPRFDGWIIDHGETVLQAHSMWLDAFLQLGVVGVVLLALAYLAFIWRAWFFAIDRPRFDLRADRPYSPLSLLPTLFATLMLVQGVSESGPLLVWGWMLFIMLSFKIDQAPLVGVGPAEQSLSIERGDLQSRVP, encoded by the coding sequence ATGGCGGTTCACACGAAGCATCCTGTCTCCGCGCCGCCCACCCCGCCCGCGCGGGAGAAGACCGCGCACCTCCTGCTGCGCGGATGGTGCGTGTTCGTGGTCCTGCTCGCCCTCGGCGGAACGGCATGGGTGCACGCGTTCGGCGATGTCGTCGCCGGCGCGATCACGCTCGTGTCGGGGGTCGTCTCGATCGTGCTGTGGCTCGTCGTGCGTCCGCCCGTGCAGGGGCGGCGGATGCCGTGGCTGGCGCTGGGCTACATCGCCTGGGCGGGCGCGTCCCTCATCTGGAGCGCGTGGCCCGCCACGACGGCGCTCACGTGGTTCCTGCTGGCGATCACGACCCTGCAGGGCCTGTTCGTCGCGGCCGTCCTGACGTGGGCGGAGATCGTCCGCACGATCGCGTCGGCACTGAAGTGGGTCATCGCGTTGAGCCTGCTGTTCGAGCTGTGGGTGTCGCTCTTCATCCAGGGTCCGATCCTGCCCGGATGGGTGCGCCCCACCGAGAAGATGGACCCGATCGTCTACTGGTCGCGCGACAACCTGTTCGACTGGGATGCGCGCATCCAGGGCATCTTCGGCAACTCCAACCTGCTCGCGGGCGTCTCGGTGCTCGCTCTCGTCGTCTTCGCGATCCGCCTGGCCGCGCGGGCACCGCGCCGCGCCCTGCTGCTGGCCTGGATGGCCGCGGCGGCGTTCCTGCTGGTTCGCGCGGGGTCGGCCACCGCCTACCTCTCCGTCGTCGCCATCGCCGTGGTCCTGGGCACCGTGCTGCTCATGCGCACCGCCCGCCGGCCCGGGGAGCGCACGCGCTGGTACGTCCTCTACGCCGTCGTGGGGTTGGGCGGCGGAGCGGCGCTGTGGTTCGCGCGCGACGCGATCTTCCGCATCCTGGGCCGCTCGGCCGACCTCACCGGACGCGAGCAGATCTGGCAGCAGGTGCTCGAGCGCGCGACGCAGCATCCGGTCATCGGATGGGGTTTCGCCACCCCGTGGCTGCCGGATGACCCCCGCTTCGACGGGTGGATCATCGACCACGGCGAGACCGTGCTGCAGGCGCACAGCATGTGGCTGGACGCGTTCCTGCAGCTGGGCGTCGTCGGTGTCGTGCTGCTGGCGCTGGCCTACCTCGCCTTCATCTGGCGGGCGTGGTTCTTCGCGATCGACCGCCCCCGCTTCGATCTGCGCGCCGACCGCCCGTATTCGCCGCTGAGCCTGCTCCCGACGCTGTTCGCCACGCTCATGCTCGTGCAGGGGGTGTCCGAATCGGGGCCGCTGCTGGTGTGGGGCTGGATGCTGTTCATCATGCTGTCGTTCAAGATCGACCAGGCGCCGCTGGTGGGCGTGGGGCCCGCGGAGCAGAGCCTGTCGATCGAGCGCGGCGACCTGCAGAGCCGGGTGCCGTGA
- the manA gene encoding mannose-6-phosphate isomerase, class I gives MLTRISNSPRDYAWGSRTLIAELEGRRPSGAPEAEVWFGDHPGSPALVEDGSGRTLDTWLAEESAALGVPARLPYLLKLLAAGAPLSIQAHPSKAQAEAGFAREEAAGVPRDAAERNYRDDNHKPELIVAISERFEALAGLRELDATRRLVQALGDGPGTRALRAHLEGADATATLREAIAWLLGPASSEDVVDVIAAIDGARSEEFAAELALARSLAKAHPRDPGVVVALLMNLVTLMRGEALFVPAGVLHAYVAGLGVELMAASDNVLRGGLTPKHVDAAELLSVLDATPSGAPLLAPREVAPGVQLFDAGVPDFALAAVTVDTGTAELDLSGIALAVAVGGIVEVTGASGERVTLQPGQALVASAVESPLRLAGAGRAFVAMPGRP, from the coding sequence GTGCTCACCCGCATCTCGAACTCGCCCCGCGACTACGCGTGGGGATCGCGCACGCTGATCGCCGAGCTCGAGGGGCGCCGCCCGTCCGGTGCACCGGAGGCGGAGGTGTGGTTCGGTGACCACCCTGGTTCCCCGGCGCTGGTGGAGGACGGGTCCGGCCGCACACTGGACACGTGGCTGGCGGAGGAGTCGGCGGCGCTGGGCGTGCCGGCCCGCCTGCCCTACCTGCTGAAGCTGCTGGCCGCCGGAGCGCCGCTGTCGATCCAGGCGCATCCGTCCAAGGCGCAGGCCGAGGCGGGGTTCGCGCGGGAGGAGGCCGCGGGGGTGCCGCGCGACGCGGCGGAGCGCAACTATCGCGACGACAACCACAAGCCCGAGCTGATCGTCGCGATCAGCGAGCGGTTCGAGGCGCTCGCGGGCCTCCGCGAGCTGGACGCCACCCGCCGGCTGGTCCAGGCCCTCGGCGACGGGCCGGGAACTCGGGCACTGCGTGCGCACCTGGAGGGTGCGGATGCCACGGCCACGCTGCGCGAAGCGATCGCGTGGCTGCTCGGGCCTGCCTCGTCCGAGGACGTCGTCGACGTCATCGCGGCGATCGACGGGGCGAGGTCGGAGGAGTTCGCGGCAGAGCTCGCGCTGGCCCGCTCTCTCGCGAAGGCCCACCCGCGCGACCCGGGCGTGGTCGTGGCGCTGCTGATGAACCTCGTCACGCTCATGCGCGGCGAGGCGCTGTTCGTGCCCGCCGGGGTGCTGCACGCGTACGTGGCGGGCCTGGGCGTCGAGCTCATGGCCGCCAGCGACAACGTGCTGCGCGGCGGGCTCACCCCCAAGCACGTCGACGCCGCCGAGCTGCTGTCGGTGCTCGATGCCACCCCGTCGGGTGCGCCCCTCCTGGCACCGCGCGAGGTGGCCCCCGGTGTGCAGCTCTTCGACGCCGGCGTGCCGGATTTCGCCCTGGCTGCCGTGACGGTGGACACCGGGACCGCCGAACTCGACCTCAGCGGCATCGCGCTCGCCGTCGCCGTCGGCGGCATCGTCGAGGTCACCGGGGCCAGCGGGGAGCGGGTCACGCTGCAGCCGGGGCAGGCGCTCGTGGCCAGCGCCGTGGAGAGCCCGTTGCGCTTGGCCGGCGCCGGCCGTGCGTTCGTGGCGATGCCCGGCCGGCCATAA
- a CDS encoding WhiB family transcriptional regulator, with protein sequence MAGSQYRSGVPDNWFVDPVHLGVPGVRRDVDVVEDNPLSWQSDALCAQTDPEAFFPEKGGSTRDAKRICTSCDVRDACLEYALQNDERFGIWGGLSERERRKLKRRAS encoded by the coding sequence ATGGCTGGATCACAGTATCGTTCCGGCGTACCCGACAACTGGTTCGTCGATCCCGTTCATCTGGGCGTGCCCGGTGTGCGTCGCGACGTCGACGTCGTCGAGGACAATCCGCTCTCCTGGCAGTCCGACGCGCTGTGCGCGCAGACCGACCCCGAGGCCTTCTTCCCGGAGAAGGGCGGCTCCACCCGCGACGCCAAGCGCATCTGCACCTCGTGCGACGTGCGCGACGCTTGCCTGGAGTACGCCCTCCAGAACGACGAGCGCTTCGGCATCTGGGGCGGTCTGAGCGAGCGCGAGCGTCGCAAGCTCAAGCGCCGCGCGAGCTGA